The sequence ACTGTAGTCGCTTAGAAAAATCGGCGATTGTCCAATTCCCGCTGAACCGGGACACGCCCTTTCAGGGCGTCAACTCAACATGGAAAATGTAGAAACTCCAAGGGTGCGCGACCTCGCGCACCGCTGGAGTTTCTACATTTCGGCCTGAAAGGCCGTGGATATGATAGCCTAGGGCAACGCCCTGGGAAAGAAGGTATTCTCTGTATTTGAGCTCTGAAAGAGCGAAACAATGTGTTGTAACGACCGTGGCCAGCTCGGTTACGCCCTTTCAGGGCTGTTCGACTTATTCTTGTTGCTTTTCCCAGGGCGTTGCCCTGGGCTTTGATGTCGCGCCCTTTCAGGGCGTCAACTCAACATGGAAAATGTAGAAACTCCAAGGGTGCGCGTCCTCGCGCACCGTGCGATAGCGCACGAACGGTACGATCAATCGCCCAACAGGGTTTGCATCATTCTTTTTTCAGATTTGTCTTGACTCCCGGAAGGTCTTGAGATAAGATTGATCATGTAAAGAATAATATCTTAACGAATCACTTCGTCCTGTGCGCCGAAAACCTCCGTCAAACGAGAGTGCCTTGCAGGAAGGGAAAAGGCGCAATATGAAACCGTGCCAGGATTTTGTCGCTCTCCAGCGCGCAGTTGCCGGTAAGAGGGGATTTTTTCTTCCATTTTCTCCGGGGTCGTGTGTCTTTATCAGCAGAGGACATTGTAGGCGAACGCATACGCGACAGGACGCATGGGTAACGGAATAGCCTGCCTTGCTTGAAAGCAGGTTGTTTGGCCGGACGTCCCGAAGCGCAAGCGGACTCCTTGCAACAGGAGGACAACGCGATGACGAACCGAATCAAGATGCGATTGATGGCTTGTCTCGTCTTGGCGGTCTTGGCAGGCGCCACGGCGATGAAATCGTTTGCAAACACCCCGGATGGCGCCGAACCCGCCAAGGGCGAAGCCACGCCCTGCTGGATCAACGCCGGCAACGGCGTGTCGAGTACCGCTCGCTCGGATCACACCACGTTGGTGTTCAAAAAAAAAATGTGGATTCTGGGCGGCAACAATAAAAACGATGTGTGGTGGTCGTCGGATGGATCGGTGTGGAAACTGGCCGCCGCCAACGCCGGCTGGTTCGAACGCAGCGATCACGCCTCGGTGGTCTTCGACAACAAGATGTGGGTAATGGGTGGCAGCGGGAATAACGACGTGTGGTGGTCGGAGGACGGCGCGATCTGGAACCGCGCGACGGCCAATGCCGAGTGGTCCGGGCGCGGCGGACACACCGCGGCCGTTTTCGATGGCAAAATCTGGATCCTGGGCGGCATCGCCGAGAACACCTACCTGAACGATGTCTGGTATTCGGAAGACGGCTCAACATGGACGCAGGCGACATCGAATGCCGCCTGGCCCGCGCGCGGCAGCCACACGACGGTGGTGTTTCAAAACAAACTGTGGGTAATGGGCGGGAAAAAGGACCCGGCCACGGGCTGGCCCTATTTGAACGACGTGTGGTGTTCGGAGAACGGCGCAACGTGGAGCATCGCCACCATGAGCGCCGATTGGTCCATGCGCCATGGCCATGCCTCGGCAGCCTTCAACGACCGGATCTGGGTGATGGGCGGCTACGGCGGAAACGCTGAAAACGATGTATGGACCTCTTTTGACGGCATTACGTGGGGGCGCCTTTCGCCAAACACCGGCATATGGTCCGGGCGATTGGGCCACACGCTAACCGTGTTTCAGAATAACTTATGGGTGTTGGGCGGCGGGTCGTCCGACATATGGAAATCTTCCAACGGCATCTCATGGACACAGGTATCAGGATCATCCACGACTTGGAGCAAGCGCCGGAGCCACGCAACGTCGAGTTTCGACCATTCATTATGGGTATTGGGCGGATACGACACCTCTTCCGCGCGCTATCTCAGCGATGTGTGGCGCTCGTCGGAGGGCGCCATCTGGACATGTGTTGCCTCGAAAGCGCCATGGACCGCCCGGGAGGGACACACGGCCGCGGCGCACCGTGAGAAACTATGGGTGATGGGCGGAATTGCGGCATCAGGTTATTTGAACGACGTATGGTGGTCGGTGGATGGCAACACGTGGACGCTGGCAACATCGGATGCGCGCTGGACGCCGCGAACCCACCACGCGACGGCGGTATTCAACAATAAATTGTGGGTGTTGGGGGGATATACCGGCATGCCGTCCCTCTACAAAAACGATGTCTGGTGTTCTGAAGACGGCACGACATGGCTGCAGATGTCGGAAAATGCGGGCTGGTCCCCGCGTAAAGGACATACCGCCGTGGCATACGACAACAAGTTGTGGGTCATCGGCGGATACGACGGCTCCTACAAGAACGATGTCTGGTGGTCGCCGAATGGCGCAACGTGGACAAAGGCCACATCAACAGCGCATTGGACCACGCGCGCCGAACACACGGCCGCGGCGCACAGGGGCAGGCTATGGCTAATGGGCGGACAAGGTTCCGCCGGAATTTCGAACGAAACCTGGTGGTCGTCGGACGGCGCCACATGGACGTTGGCGTCCATATACACCGGCTGGTCAAAGCGGTCCGAACACACCACAGCGGTATTCGACGACAAACTGTGGATCTTGGGCGGGGCGACTTCGAATGGATACGTGAACGACACGTGGTACTGGTCGGGCCACGAACCCCCGCTGATTACGGAACAGCCCAAATCCCTGACGGTCAATCCGGGCGAATCCGCCTCCTTCCATGTGGCGGCGCAAGGCACGGAACCGCTGAGTTACGAATGGAGCAAGGATGGCCGCCTTGTTCCGGGCGCAACCCTGAGCATGTACATCATCGCAAGCGCCCTGAACGCCTATGAGGGCGTCTATGCGTGCTACATCCGAAACCCGGTTGGAAACGCCGCGTCGAATCCCGTATTGCTTATCGTCAACGATCCGCCGCTGATCACGTCACAGCCGAAGTCGCAGACCGTACCGGAGGGACAGGTGGCAAAATTCAACGTGACGGTATCGGGCGCCACGCCCTTTTATTATCAGTGGCACAAGGACGGGATCTGCATTTGGGGCGCGACGCAAAGCAGTTACAGCATCGCCAGTGCATTGAAATCTTACGAAGGCGCTTATTCGTGCTATGTCTGGAACACGGCCGGCGGCGAACTTTCGGAAAATGCCCTGCTTACGGTAATGGAACCGCCCCGGATAACCGGGCAACCCCGGTCGCAAACCGTGAACCCCGGAGGGATGGCGATATTCGAAGTAACGGCGTCGGGGGTCAGCCCCCTTCATTTTCAGTGGAAAAAGGACGGCGCCCACCTGCCCGACGCAACATCGCACCAGTATATAATCGAAAACGCCATGAACGCCTTCGAGGGCGCGTATGCCTGTTACGTGAGCAATGCCTGCGGCGGCACGAGGAGCGATGTGGCCTTCCTGGACGTCAACGATCCCCCGGAAATTGCCCTTCAGCCGGTGTCGCAGACCGTGACAGCGGGCGATTCCGTCTCCTTTTTTGTCAGGGCCGCGGGAACGGAACCGTTCATTTATCAATGGAAGAAGGAGGAAAACATTATTCCGGGGGCGACGAATGCCGGCTTTGCGATTTTGGGCGCCCAGGAGGCGGACGCGGGCTTCTATGCCTGCATGGTAAGCAACATGGTCGGGAGCGCCACGTCGAACAGCGCGGCGCTAACGGTAAAGCCGCCCCTGCGACCGCCGGAGGCGGATTTCATCGCATCGCCGCGAACAGGCGTCGCGCCGTTGTCCGTTTTGTTCACGGACCTCTCGGATTGCAAGGGCCGGGAGCCGATTTCGCGCGAATGGACGTTTGGCGACGGCGGCACGAGCGAGCGGCGGAATCCCATCCACACGTACCAGTCGCCGGGAACCTATTCGGTATCCCTGAAGATCACGACGAACGATGGAAGCGATACCGAAACGAAAACAAGTTATATCTCGGTGAACGCACAGCCGCCCTTGGTGGACTTCACCGGCACGCCCCTTTGGGGGATGGCGCCCTTGTACGTCCAATTCAAGGACGCGACGATCACCCACGGGCAAACGGCGCTATCGCGCTTGTGGACCTTCGGCGACGGCAGCTCAAGTGTGTTGCAGGATCCAGGCCACTACTACCTTTCGCCGGGCAATTATTCGGTTTCGCTGACGATAATGACCAGCGCGGGCAGAGACACGCTGACAAAGGCCGACTATGTCACCGTATCGGACACC comes from Candidatus Hydrogenedentota bacterium and encodes:
- a CDS encoding immunoglobulin domain-containing protein produces the protein MTNRIKMRLMACLVLAVLAGATAMKSFANTPDGAEPAKGEATPCWINAGNGVSSTARSDHTTLVFKKKMWILGGNNKNDVWWSSDGSVWKLAAANAGWFERSDHASVVFDNKMWVMGGSGNNDVWWSEDGAIWNRATANAEWSGRGGHTAAVFDGKIWILGGIAENTYLNDVWYSEDGSTWTQATSNAAWPARGSHTTVVFQNKLWVMGGKKDPATGWPYLNDVWCSENGATWSIATMSADWSMRHGHASAAFNDRIWVMGGYGGNAENDVWTSFDGITWGRLSPNTGIWSGRLGHTLTVFQNNLWVLGGGSSDIWKSSNGISWTQVSGSSTTWSKRRSHATSSFDHSLWVLGGYDTSSARYLSDVWRSSEGAIWTCVASKAPWTAREGHTAAAHREKLWVMGGIAASGYLNDVWWSVDGNTWTLATSDARWTPRTHHATAVFNNKLWVLGGYTGMPSLYKNDVWCSEDGTTWLQMSENAGWSPRKGHTAVAYDNKLWVIGGYDGSYKNDVWWSPNGATWTKATSTAHWTTRAEHTAAAHRGRLWLMGGQGSAGISNETWWSSDGATWTLASIYTGWSKRSEHTTAVFDDKLWILGGATSNGYVNDTWYWSGHEPPLITEQPKSLTVNPGESASFHVAAQGTEPLSYEWSKDGRLVPGATLSMYIIASALNAYEGVYACYIRNPVGNAASNPVLLIVNDPPLITSQPKSQTVPEGQVAKFNVTVSGATPFYYQWHKDGICIWGATQSSYSIASALKSYEGAYSCYVWNTAGGELSENALLTVMEPPRITGQPRSQTVNPGGMAIFEVTASGVSPLHFQWKKDGAHLPDATSHQYIIENAMNAFEGAYACYVSNACGGTRSDVAFLDVNDPPEIALQPVSQTVTAGDSVSFFVRAAGTEPFIYQWKKEENIIPGATNAGFAILGAQEADAGFYACMVSNMVGSATSNSAALTVKPPLRPPEADFIASPRTGVAPLSVLFTDLSDCKGREPISREWTFGDGGTSERRNPIHTYQSPGTYSVSLKITTNDGSDTETKTSYISVNAQPPLVDFTGTPLWGMAPLYVQFKDATITHGQTALSRLWTFGDGSSSVLQDPGHYYLSPGNYSVSLTIMTSAGRDTLTKADYVTVSDTGEGLAMWIPDRSALPGNDVVIPLNLSAPNGAVLRGVQIEFRYDETLLDASSLEVQSTALTGRMSFVANVSTPGRAIMTIMGQPTGEIRGVGHLFDVLGRIRADAPENTCGTLRFDKVYLYDQDVNPLPVDFSDTGELCTNDQCLLGDLNGNDEVEIGDALYALQISVGERETDDCSIKSGDLNGDNVIDSADVVMLQRLATGLPINPFPAEKAHALDPMLLGVILEDTDFVTVSLGSAVAPVGANVDVPVLIDAPQGLSGFDMWISHPPELMPLKQFAGSVLAGGQIDCKAADGRINIGMGRATGIAPSKEGPGTLVTLRFKVIAMPEDGKAELRIERCDLKGQYGDSFAWFTAVQKIDANIEVRETGEEPDTGGCIGGTLDGAPPPASGTGGGPILGVLALALAWMAIRRGTKSGARSVKP